Proteins from a single region of Abyssalbus ytuae:
- a CDS encoding Bax inhibitor-1/YccA family protein codes for MSIFGINTSNPAFTTYFWDKNSYHTFKKMTLGGIILKSFFGLILVTLTAVYTWHLYFKGVDVQWHLYGGMIAALIFSVIISYKHDKAKFFVPLYAIAKGFFLGAVSVFAHKKFPGLPFRAVAVTIVTFFVMLFLYRIRVIKVTRQFRSVIISVSVVIFTLYFINFILHFFNITFPFLWGTSWFAIGFNVITVIVASLSLMLDFDYIERYLGKAPKEKEWITTWGFLVTLIWLYIEVLRLMKKLAIRF; via the coding sequence ATGTCTATTTTTGGAATCAATACTTCTAATCCTGCTTTTACCACATATTTCTGGGATAAAAATTCTTACCACACTTTTAAAAAAATGACTTTGGGTGGAATTATTTTAAAATCTTTTTTTGGATTAATCCTTGTCACTCTAACTGCTGTTTACACCTGGCATCTGTATTTTAAAGGTGTTGATGTGCAATGGCATTTGTATGGAGGAATGATAGCTGCCTTAATTTTTAGTGTCATCATTTCATATAAACATGATAAGGCTAAATTTTTTGTTCCCTTGTATGCTATTGCCAAAGGTTTTTTTCTTGGAGCAGTGAGTGTGTTTGCTCACAAAAAATTTCCCGGACTTCCTTTCAGGGCAGTTGCAGTTACCATTGTTACTTTTTTTGTAATGCTGTTTCTTTATAGAATCAGGGTGATTAAAGTAACCCGACAATTCAGAAGTGTGATTATATCTGTTTCAGTCGTTATATTTACACTTTACTTCATCAATTTTATTCTCCACTTTTTTAATATTACTTTTCCTTTTTTGTGGGGTACCTCCTGGTTTGCTATAGGGTTTAATGTTATAACTGTGATTGTTGCTTCTTTGTCATTAATGCTGGATTTTGATTATATAGAAAGATATCTGGGTAAAGCTCCTAAGGAGAAGGAATGGATCACTACCTGGGGATTTTTGGTTACTTTAATATGGTTATATATAGAAGTGCTGAGGTTAATGAAAAAACTGGCGATAAGATTTTAA
- a CDS encoding DUF4230 domain-containing protein, with amino-acid sequence MDDITEVLLGLLLGAIGMYWLFSLFRKRKNKEITEKQSVILLEKIRSVCKLITVEGDFAEIYHYENVKERFLNLVSSKKKALIIINAKAHIGYDLRKLKLQADNIKKKIVLSSFPEPEVLTIDQEIKYYDIKDGLFNKFASKDLTDLHREAKKHILEKIPESGLIESAKKEALEAILMIEKIVATIGWKLDYTALEIGTEETKLLDETKKPNK; translated from the coding sequence ATGGATGATATAACTGAAGTATTACTCGGGTTGTTACTGGGTGCTATAGGCATGTATTGGTTGTTTTCTCTGTTCAGAAAACGAAAGAATAAAGAAATTACAGAAAAACAATCTGTTATATTACTTGAAAAAATAAGAAGTGTATGTAAACTGATTACAGTAGAAGGTGATTTTGCCGAAATTTATCATTATGAAAATGTAAAAGAACGTTTTTTAAATCTCGTATCAAGTAAAAAGAAAGCATTAATTATTATAAATGCCAAAGCACATATAGGATATGATTTACGTAAACTAAAATTGCAGGCAGATAATATTAAAAAGAAAATTGTTTTATCCAGTTTTCCTGAGCCAGAGGTATTAACCATCGATCAGGAAATAAAGTATTATGATATAAAAGATGGGTTGTTTAATAAATTTGCTTCTAAAGACCTTACCGATTTACACAGGGAAGCAAAAAAGCATATTCTTGAAAAAATTCCGGAAAGTGGTCTTATAGAATCGGCAAAAAAAGAAGCTCTCGAAGCTATTTTAATGATTGAAAAAATAGTAGCAACCATAGGATGGAAACTTGATTATACGGCATTGGAAATAGGTACAGAAGAAACCAAATTGCTAGATGAAACAAAAAAACCTAATAAATAA
- a CDS encoding MutS-related protein, whose protein sequence is MTYPTEFYENQIKKISKKLSKKSQTLNFLSFIRLIVFLVTIYLVYYFSNYELWAFTTAVVGGSFFILLVSVYSNIKYQKNRLSMLLKINETELRAFNQDFSFLETGNEFANEEHYFSNDIDLFGDRSFFQYINRTGTSPGKKLLASILLSNNTADIEAKQEAVKEICDKPEWRQNFLSIAGLINAEVSVDTILSRIENYSPFITKKVARLPLIFSAISIIIIVLTFSGILPVIFLICNFITGLGITGYYLKKTTRLSWFTSKTQNIFEQYSRLIKCIESELFLSGLLKEERSNVFIKAKKASKSIKSFSNAIDALDQRNNIFVGLLGNGFFLWDLIQCYRIERWIKEHKKEIKYWFNCITYFDAYISLGNFAFNHPEYSYPGIVSNEILIDAQDLGHPLIKKGNLVPNNFILNKEKFFIITGANMAGKSTFLRTVSFFIVMANSGLPVNASKSIYSPVKLITSMRTSDSLSKEESYFFSELKRLKYIVEEVGENDYLIILDEILKGTNSKDKAEGSEKFIEKLASTTSAGIIATHDLSLCDLAEKNNKVENYYFDAYIKNDELSFDYKLKPGICKNMNASYLLKKMGVI, encoded by the coding sequence ATGACTTATCCTACTGAGTTTTATGAAAATCAGATAAAAAAAATTTCTAAAAAGTTAAGTAAAAAGTCCCAAACACTTAATTTTTTAAGTTTTATAAGGTTAATAGTATTTTTAGTTACTATTTATCTGGTTTACTATTTTTCCAATTACGAATTATGGGCATTTACGACAGCAGTTGTTGGAGGTTCTTTTTTTATCTTATTGGTTTCAGTTTATAGCAATATAAAGTATCAAAAAAACAGGCTTAGTATGCTATTAAAAATAAATGAAACAGAGCTTAGGGCATTTAACCAGGACTTTTCTTTTTTAGAAACCGGTAATGAGTTTGCAAATGAGGAACATTATTTCAGCAATGATATTGATTTATTTGGTGATCGATCTTTTTTTCAATATATAAACAGGACGGGAACTTCTCCGGGAAAAAAACTACTTGCCTCCATTTTATTATCTAATAATACAGCGGATATTGAAGCAAAACAGGAAGCAGTAAAGGAAATTTGTGATAAACCGGAATGGCGACAAAACTTTTTGAGCATTGCAGGGTTAATAAACGCTGAAGTATCGGTTGATACTATCTTAAGCCGAATTGAAAATTACTCACCTTTTATCACTAAAAAAGTTGCCAGGCTACCGTTGATATTTTCTGCAATATCCATTATAATTATTGTATTAACATTCTCAGGAATTTTACCTGTTATATTTTTAATATGCAATTTTATAACCGGATTAGGAATAACAGGATATTATTTAAAAAAAACAACCCGGCTTTCCTGGTTTACATCAAAAACACAAAATATATTTGAACAATATTCCAGGTTAATAAAGTGTATTGAGAGTGAACTTTTTTTATCCGGATTACTTAAAGAAGAGCGGTCAAATGTTTTTATTAAAGCAAAAAAAGCATCAAAAAGCATAAAGTCATTTTCCAATGCTATTGATGCTTTGGATCAGCGTAATAATATTTTTGTCGGGTTATTAGGTAATGGTTTTTTTTTGTGGGATCTTATACAATGTTATCGCATTGAACGCTGGATAAAGGAACATAAAAAAGAAATTAAATATTGGTTTAATTGTATCACTTATTTTGATGCCTATATTTCCCTTGGAAATTTTGCATTTAATCATCCTGAATATTCATATCCTGGTATTGTAAGCAACGAAATACTTATTGATGCACAAGATTTAGGTCATCCGTTAATAAAAAAGGGAAACCTGGTACCCAATAATTTTATATTAAATAAGGAAAAATTTTTTATAATAACTGGTGCTAATATGGCCGGGAAAAGCACATTTTTAAGAACCGTGTCATTTTTTATAGTAATGGCTAATTCCGGATTGCCGGTAAATGCTTCAAAAAGTATATATTCGCCTGTCAAGCTTATTACAAGTATGCGAACTTCGGATTCACTGTCAAAAGAAGAGTCTTACTTTTTTTCAGAATTAAAGAGATTAAAATATATAGTGGAAGAAGTTGGTGAAAACGATTATCTTATTATTCTTGATGAAATCCTTAAAGGGACTAACAGTAAAGATAAAGCCGAGGGGTCTGAAAAGTTTATTGAAAAACTTGCTTCTACCACATCTGCCGGTATTATAGCCACTCACGATTTGTCATTATGTGATTTGGCTGAAAAAAATAATAAAGTTGAAAATTATTACTTTGATGCCTATATTAAAAATGATGAACTTTCTTTTGATTATAAGCTAAAACCGGGCATATGCAAAAACATGAATGCCTCTTATTTGTTAAAAAAAATGGGGGTTATATAA
- a CDS encoding cyclase family protein has protein sequence MKTTIQYPHEIYIIDLSKPIDISIPIKGGKENVNAWYVAPPKIEPVVDGEFTGSIEKGASTNFNNIYFNPHAHGTHTECVGHITKEFHSVNKTLNHFFFLAELITIKPEKLEEDAVITKEQVEKALGSIHPEALIIRTLPNTEEKHTKQYSHSNPPYLLEETAVYLRETGVKHLLVDLPSVDKEKDEGKLLAHKAFWNFNKEVRLDATITEFIFVPDEIKDGSFFVNMQVAPFENDASPSRPVLFKILNQ, from the coding sequence TTGAAAACCACGATTCAATATCCACATGAAATTTATATTATTGATTTATCTAAACCGATAGATATTTCAATTCCCATAAAAGGAGGAAAAGAAAATGTAAATGCCTGGTATGTTGCACCTCCCAAAATTGAACCTGTGGTGGATGGGGAATTTACAGGAAGTATAGAAAAAGGGGCGTCTACAAATTTTAATAATATATATTTTAACCCTCATGCCCATGGAACCCATACCGAGTGTGTAGGGCATATCACAAAAGAATTTCATTCTGTAAACAAAACTCTTAACCATTTTTTCTTTTTAGCTGAATTAATAACCATAAAACCTGAAAAGTTAGAAGAAGATGCAGTCATCACAAAAGAACAGGTGGAAAAAGCTTTAGGAAGCATACATCCGGAAGCTTTGATCATCAGGACTCTGCCTAATACAGAAGAAAAACACACCAAACAATACTCTCATTCCAATCCTCCTTATTTATTGGAAGAAACAGCTGTTTATCTCAGGGAAACAGGGGTGAAGCATTTGTTAGTTGATTTACCGTCGGTTGACAAGGAAAAAGATGAAGGAAAACTTTTGGCTCATAAAGCTTTCTGGAATTTCAATAAGGAAGTAAGGTTAGATGCCACCATCACCGAATTCATATTTGTTCCTGATGAAATTAAAGACGGTAGTTTTTTTGTAAATATGCAGGTAGCCCCGTTTGAAAATGATGCGTCTCCCAGCCGGCCGGTATTATTTAAAATATTGAATCAATGA
- a CDS encoding MmcQ/YjbR family DNA-binding protein, with amino-acid sequence MDIEHLREYCISKKGVTEEFPFDNDTLVFKVMGKMFALSSLKRWEEGEPSINLKCDPDRALELREQYNSIKPGFHMSKKHWNTVYINADAPYKLVIELIDHSYQMVVKALPKKVQEQLNKI; translated from the coding sequence ATGGATATTGAGCATTTAAGGGAGTACTGCATATCAAAAAAAGGAGTAACCGAAGAGTTCCCGTTTGACAATGACACCCTGGTATTTAAAGTTATGGGAAAAATGTTTGCATTGTCATCATTAAAGAGATGGGAAGAAGGAGAGCCATCAATTAACTTAAAATGTGACCCGGACAGGGCGCTGGAATTAAGAGAACAATACAACAGTATTAAGCCGGGGTTTCATATGAGCAAAAAACACTGGAATACAGTTTACATAAATGCCGATGCTCCATATAAGTTAGTAATAGAATTAATTGATCATTCTTATCAAATGGTTGTAAAAGCTTTACCAAAAAAAGTACAGGAGCAATTAAATAAAATTTAG
- a CDS encoding DUF4260 domain-containing protein, whose product MKNSLKIEELGMFCLGIYLFSQLDFAWWWFPVLILVPDIGMIGYLFNSKVGAVTYNIFHHKGIATLVYFLGIFTHNEIITLAGVILFSHSSFDRLFGYGLKFSDSFKNTHLGTIGNKNG is encoded by the coding sequence ATGAAGAATAGTTTGAAAATTGAAGAGTTAGGTATGTTTTGCCTGGGTATTTATCTGTTTAGTCAGCTTGATTTTGCCTGGTGGTGGTTTCCGGTTCTAATTTTAGTTCCTGATATTGGCATGATAGGTTATTTGTTCAATTCAAAAGTTGGAGCAGTAACATATAATATTTTTCATCATAAAGGTATAGCCACCCTCGTTTATTTTTTGGGTATCTTTACACACAATGAAATAATTACACTTGCAGGAGTTATTTTATTTTCCCATTCTTCCTTTGACAGGCTTTTTGGCTATGGTTTAAAATTTTCAGATTCTTTTAAAAACACACATCTAGGAACCATAGGAAATAAAAATGGATGA
- a CDS encoding PorP/SprF family type IX secretion system membrane protein: MKGLFFFVAVVTGVVTYSQQDAQYTQYMYNTVSVNPGYAGSRDALSIVGLHRSQWVGLEGAPETQTLSAHAPLDEDKKIGLGFSIINDVIGEGVSQETSFDAIFSYDIKTSQQGILSFGLNAGIHLLNIDFTRLSQYNIEFDQSNNIDNKLSPRLGTGFYYYTDKFYAGISVPNLLETKHFDRSSGGSNAASFLAKEQMNFYFMGGYVFNLDESWEFKPAILTKLVYGTPLQVDMSANFWYKKKLVLGGAYRWDAAFSFLTGLNISEDFMVGLSYDREVTDLGNTTFNDGSFEIVLRVELFKRFYEDCNCLRFF; encoded by the coding sequence ATGAAGGGTCTTTTCTTCTTTGTTGCAGTTGTGACAGGAGTTGTTACCTATTCACAACAAGATGCACAGTATACACAATATATGTATAATACCGTAAGTGTGAACCCCGGATATGCAGGCTCCCGGGATGCCCTTAGTATAGTAGGCCTACACAGATCCCAATGGGTAGGTTTGGAAGGAGCGCCCGAAACACAAACTTTAAGTGCTCATGCCCCGTTGGATGAAGATAAGAAAATTGGCCTTGGTTTTTCAATCATTAATGATGTAATTGGTGAAGGAGTAAGCCAGGAAACGAGCTTTGATGCTATTTTTTCTTATGATATAAAAACATCACAACAAGGAATACTATCATTTGGATTAAATGCAGGAATTCATTTACTTAATATTGATTTTACAAGGCTTTCTCAATATAATATAGAATTTGACCAGTCAAATAATATAGATAATAAACTTTCACCAAGACTAGGAACAGGTTTTTATTATTACACTGATAAGTTTTATGCCGGGATTTCCGTTCCGAATTTGCTTGAAACAAAGCATTTTGACAGATCTTCGGGAGGCAGTAATGCCGCATCATTTTTGGCAAAAGAACAAATGAACTTTTACTTCATGGGTGGTTATGTGTTTAATCTGGACGAAAGTTGGGAGTTTAAACCGGCAATCCTTACCAAACTGGTTTATGGAACACCTTTGCAGGTTGACATGTCGGCTAATTTCTGGTACAAAAAGAAACTGGTCTTAGGAGGTGCTTACAGGTGGGATGCTGCATTTAGCTTTTTAACCGGCTTAAATATAAGTGAGGATTTTATGGTAGGGTTATCATATGACAGGGAAGTAACTGATTTAGGCAATACCACCTTTAATGATGGTTCTTTTGAAATAGTTTTAAGGGTAGAATTGTTTAAAAGATTTTATGAAGACTGTAATTGCCTGAGGTTTTTTTAA
- a CDS encoding DUF456 domain-containing protein, with protein MDILLIFLGFIFIILGILGSFLPVLPGPPLSWVGLLILHLTKSIPMNWTFLGITLGIALLIFILDYVIPVVGTKKFGGTKYGMIGTTVGLLVAIFFPVLGPFGIIIWPFVGALVGELMNKADNKTATKAAFGSFLGFLTGTFMKFLVAIIYAGLFVMKVIEYRDVLFDFSS; from the coding sequence ATGGATATCCTTTTAATATTTTTAGGTTTTATATTTATAATTCTGGGCATTTTAGGTAGTTTTCTGCCTGTATTACCGGGCCCTCCGTTAAGCTGGGTGGGTTTGCTTATTCTTCATCTCACAAAAAGTATCCCGATGAACTGGACTTTTCTGGGTATAACACTAGGGATTGCGTTGCTAATTTTTATTTTAGATTATGTAATACCCGTGGTTGGCACTAAAAAATTTGGTGGTACCAAATACGGAATGATTGGTACTACCGTGGGATTACTGGTAGCTATATTTTTTCCTGTTTTAGGCCCGTTTGGAATTATAATATGGCCATTTGTAGGTGCATTGGTGGGTGAATTAATGAATAAAGCTGATAATAAGACCGCCACCAAAGCTGCTTTTGGTTCGTTCCTGGGATTTTTAACCGGAACATTTATGAAATTTTTAGTGGCTATTATTTATGCAGGACTTTTTGTTATGAAAGTGATTGAATACAGGGATGTACTTTTTGATTTTAGTTCTTAA
- a CDS encoding sodium:solute symporter: MESVLQTADWWVLGLYFLALIGVAVWVVLQKNKNTEDYFLAGRNVGWFVIGASIFASNIGSEHVVGLAGTGFESGTPMAHYELHAWIVLLLGWLFLPFYIRSGAFTMPEFLEKRFDSKSRWFLSVFSLVAYVLTKVSVTIYAGGIVVSELLGIDFWTGAIGIVIFTGIYTVIGGMKAVIYTETLQTVVLILGSVIITFLGLQEVGGWGQLRETVTTVSPQHFNMWRPMTDPQFPWTGLLFGGTVVGIWYWCTDQYIVQRTLAANNITVGRRGAIFGAYLKLLPILIFLVPGIIAFALTVQNPEMFSVEKADRAFPMLVKTLLPVGLKGLVAGGLMAALMSSLASVFNSCSTIFTIDIYKKLKPNESERKLLAIGKIATSIIVLLGIIWIPIMEKIGGGVMYQYLQNVQSYIAPPVTAVFLLGIIWKRVNSKAAITTLLVGLFLLILRLGTEIYYQPQISAGADLNNILYKFATINFAHMAIFMFIFSVILCVVVSLATAEPDYKTIKGLSFGTLTAEDKEISKGSYSTIDVVLSVLLVVIVIAILSYFTG, encoded by the coding sequence ATGGAATCAGTTTTACAAACCGCCGATTGGTGGGTGTTGGGGCTTTATTTTTTAGCTCTTATTGGCGTAGCCGTTTGGGTGGTATTGCAAAAGAATAAAAATACCGAAGATTATTTTTTAGCCGGAAGGAACGTCGGATGGTTTGTTATTGGAGCTTCAATTTTTGCCTCAAATATAGGTTCAGAACATGTGGTGGGGCTGGCAGGAACCGGATTTGAATCGGGTACTCCCATGGCTCATTATGAACTTCATGCCTGGATCGTACTTTTATTGGGGTGGTTGTTTTTACCTTTTTATATAAGAAGCGGAGCATTTACAATGCCCGAATTTCTGGAAAAAAGGTTTGACAGCAAATCCCGGTGGTTCTTATCTGTATTCTCACTGGTTGCCTATGTGCTTACCAAAGTTTCCGTTACAATTTATGCCGGAGGTATCGTAGTTTCTGAATTGTTAGGAATAGATTTCTGGACAGGAGCCATAGGAATTGTAATTTTTACCGGAATTTATACCGTGATAGGAGGAATGAAAGCAGTAATTTATACAGAAACCCTCCAGACTGTAGTACTTATTCTTGGTTCAGTTATAATCACTTTTTTGGGTTTACAGGAAGTTGGAGGTTGGGGGCAACTCCGGGAAACAGTAACAACGGTAAGTCCTCAGCATTTTAATATGTGGAGACCTATGACTGATCCGCAGTTTCCATGGACCGGCCTTTTGTTCGGAGGTACTGTAGTGGGGATCTGGTATTGGTGTACCGATCAGTATATAGTGCAAAGAACCCTTGCGGCTAATAATATTACCGTTGGCAGGAGAGGTGCGATTTTTGGGGCCTACTTAAAACTGCTTCCTATTCTTATTTTTTTGGTTCCCGGTATTATAGCTTTTGCTTTAACCGTTCAGAATCCGGAGATGTTTAGTGTAGAAAAAGCAGATAGAGCTTTTCCTATGCTTGTTAAAACTTTATTACCAGTTGGTTTAAAAGGTTTGGTAGCGGGTGGATTAATGGCAGCATTGATGAGTTCATTAGCATCTGTGTTTAACTCTTGTTCAACTATATTTACTATCGATATATATAAAAAATTAAAACCTAATGAAAGTGAAAGAAAACTTCTGGCTATAGGAAAAATAGCTACTTCTATAATTGTGCTGTTAGGGATTATCTGGATTCCTATTATGGAGAAGATAGGAGGAGGGGTTATGTACCAATACTTGCAGAATGTACAATCTTATATAGCACCACCGGTAACGGCTGTGTTTTTACTTGGAATTATATGGAAACGTGTAAATTCTAAAGCTGCAATTACTACTTTATTGGTGGGTTTGTTTTTGTTAATATTGAGGCTTGGCACCGAAATTTATTATCAACCTCAAATTTCAGCCGGAGCAGATTTGAATAATATACTCTACAAGTTTGCTACCATCAACTTTGCACATATGGCCATCTTCATGTTTATATTCTCGGTTATATTGTGTGTAGTTGTAAGTTTGGCAACAGCAGAGCCTGATTATAAAACAATCAAAGGATTATCTTTTGGAACTTTGACAGCAGAAGATAAAGAAATTAGTAAGGGAAGTTATTCTACAATTGATGTTGTGCTCTCGGTATTGCTAGTAGTTATAGTAATTGCAATACTAAGTTATTTTACGGGATAA
- the hemW gene encoding radical SAM family heme chaperone HemW, with the protein MSGIYIHIPFCKKACYYCDFHFSTSLKKKDEMLNALTKEIELRKNENGGEIIETIYFGGGTPSILTIDDIKWLIDKIYTSFIISPDPEITLEANPDDLSKERIKELASTKINRLSIGIQSFFEDDLRLMNRAHNAPEAENCLKEAVNYFNNISIDLIYGIPNMSNEKWLHNVEKALHYHVPHISSYALTVEPKTALEKFIKKGIVNDIDDEVAQKHFLMLVDKLEKNDFVHYELSNFGKEGFFSKNNTAYWLGKKYLGLGPSAHSYDGKSRSWNIANNSKYINSLKDNLLPSEKEILSNTDRYNEYIMTGLRTMWGVSLKKVETEFGKKYKSYLLQQSEKYIKDQLLEKKNHIITATKKGKFLTDGIASDLFLLNL; encoded by the coding sequence ATGTCAGGAATATACATCCACATACCCTTTTGTAAAAAGGCATGTTACTATTGTGATTTTCATTTTTCTACTTCCTTAAAGAAAAAAGATGAAATGCTTAATGCACTTACAAAGGAAATAGAATTAAGAAAAAATGAAAATGGCGGTGAAATAATAGAAACTATTTATTTTGGAGGAGGAACACCAAGTATATTGACTATTGATGACATAAAATGGTTAATTGACAAGATCTACACTTCTTTTATTATTTCTCCTGACCCTGAAATAACCCTGGAAGCTAATCCTGATGACCTTTCAAAAGAAAGAATTAAAGAATTGGCATCCACTAAAATTAACAGGTTAAGTATAGGGATTCAGTCTTTTTTTGAAGATGACCTGAGATTAATGAACAGAGCCCATAACGCGCCTGAAGCTGAAAATTGTTTAAAAGAAGCCGTAAATTACTTTAACAACATTTCCATAGACCTTATCTATGGCATACCAAATATGAGCAATGAAAAGTGGTTGCATAACGTTGAGAAAGCATTGCATTATCATGTGCCGCATATATCAAGTTATGCGTTAACCGTAGAACCAAAAACGGCTCTTGAGAAATTTATAAAAAAAGGTATTGTTAATGATATTGATGATGAGGTTGCCCAAAAGCACTTTTTAATGTTAGTTGATAAACTCGAAAAGAATGATTTTGTTCATTACGAATTATCAAATTTTGGGAAGGAGGGTTTTTTCTCAAAAAATAATACTGCCTACTGGCTTGGTAAAAAGTATTTGGGGCTTGGTCCCTCAGCTCACAGTTATGATGGAAAAAGCAGAAGTTGGAACATAGCGAATAATTCAAAATACATTAATTCCTTAAAGGATAATCTTTTGCCATCGGAAAAAGAAATTTTATCAAATACTGATAGGTATAATGAATATATCATGACCGGTTTAAGGACAATGTGGGGAGTATCATTGAAGAAAGTGGAAACTGAATTCGGGAAAAAATATAAATCATATCTTTTACAACAATCTGAAAAATATATTAAAGATCAGTTACTTGAAAAGAAAAATCACATTATAACAGCTACTAAAAAGGGGAAATTTTTAACTGATGGTATTGCATCCGACCTTTTTCTTTTAAATTTATAG
- the ruvC gene encoding crossover junction endodeoxyribonuclease RuvC: protein MNTEKIILGIDPGTTVMGFGLIKVRGKKMEFLQLNELHLKKYNDHYIKLKAIFERTIELIDTYHPDEIAIEAPFFGKNVQSMLKLGRAQGVAMAAGLSREVPIVEYSPKKIKMAITGNGNASKEQVAKMLQSLLDLKVLPKNLDSTDGLAAAVCHFFNAGKKETGKNYTGWAAFVKQNEERVKK from the coding sequence TTGAATACAGAAAAAATAATATTAGGGATAGACCCGGGAACCACAGTTATGGGGTTTGGACTTATTAAAGTAAGAGGGAAAAAGATGGAGTTTTTGCAGCTTAATGAGTTACACCTAAAAAAATATAACGATCATTACATTAAGTTAAAAGCTATATTTGAGCGTACGATTGAACTCATTGATACTTATCATCCGGATGAGATAGCCATTGAAGCACCTTTTTTTGGTAAAAATGTGCAATCCATGCTTAAATTGGGCAGGGCACAGGGAGTTGCCATGGCAGCCGGACTGTCAAGAGAAGTTCCTATTGTTGAATATTCACCAAAAAAAATAAAAATGGCCATTACAGGAAATGGTAATGCCAGCAAAGAACAGGTGGCTAAAATGCTACAATCGCTTTTAGATTTAAAAGTTCTGCCTAAAAACCTGGATTCAACGGATGGCCTTGCCGCTGCAGTATGCCATTTTTTTAATGCCGGAAAAAAAGAAACAGGAAAAAATTATACCGGTTGGGCAGCATTTGTAAAGCAGAATGAGGAGAGAGTTAAGAAGTAA